A region of the Roseiflexus sp. RS-1 genome:
AGGCGCAGCGCCACATCGTCGTGCAGGCGTTGCGCCTCGATCTGCTGCTGGCGGCAGACGTCACATTTTGCCAGTTCGCTTTCAAGGCGCGCAATGCGTCCCTGCACGTCGGGGAGGGTGTTGACACGCGCCTCGATGGTGCGAATGTCGTTGCGCAGACGTTTGAGGTGCGCTTCCAGGTGATCGGCTTCGCGTTTTGCAGCCGCATACTGCTGGCGCAGCGCCTGACGTTCGCGTTCGTACTCCGCCTGGATGTGCGCAATGCCATCGTGTCCCAGTTCGCTCTTGCAGAGCGGGCAAACTTTGAGATCGGGACCGAGCAGGCGCAGTTTCTCGTTGATCTGATCGCCCTGCTTTTTGACCGTTTCGCATTCGGCGCGGATGGCGCCGATCTTTTCGGCAAGGGCGCGCTCGTCGTCGCGCAGAGTATCGAGGTGGGCGGCTTCCTGTTCGAGGCGTGCCCGTTCCGCAGTCGCTTCGGCGAGTTCGGTGCGCCAGCGCGCTTCGTGCTTCAGTTGCTCCGCCAGCGTGCGGAGTGTGCGCTTCTGCTCTTCGCGCGTGGCGACCAGCGAGTCGTGTTTCAGTTTGATGTCGCTCTCCAGTTCGGTGCGGCGCCGCAACAGTTCGTTGACGCGCCGCAGACGTTCGGTCAGCGTGGCGCGACGGGTGCGGGCAGCGGAGAGCGCTTCTGCAATCGGGGGATGTTCTGCAAGTTGGGCAGCGAGGCGCTGAAGTTCCGCTGCCAGTTTCGGGCGACGGGCGGCGCGTTCGCGGAGGGTCTGAACCTGCGTTTCGGCAACGCGCAGATCGGAGCGGATGGCGTGTTCTGCATTGGCGAGCGCCTGCGCAAGCGCCGCGCGACGGCTCTGCAGATGGTCATACTCGTCGCGCAGGGCGGCGAGGCGATCACACTCCGCTTTGGCGGCGCGTAGCAGGCGAATGCCCTCCTCGATCTCGGCGCGACGCGCAATCCAGGACTCGGCGCGCTTTTGGGTTTCCATCTGCCGATCCAGCCATTGCGCCTGATCCTCGCGTTCCCTGCGGCGTCGCTGAGTCTGGGTGTGGAGATTGTCACGGATGGTACGGACCTGTTCGAGTTTCTGCACGCTGGCAGTCGCCTCTTCGAGCGCCAGTCGCGCCGCTTCGACACGCTTCATCGCATCGGCGACACGCTCTTCAGCAGTGTGCACCTCTTCCACCAGCAGGTCATAGCGTTCCGCCTGCCGGCGCAGTTCACCGATCTGTCCTTCGAGACCGCGAATCTGTCCTTCAGTGCTGCGCGCACGCTCTTTCGCCCGACCTTCCAGTTCCTCGTAGATGCTCAAACCGAGAATGTCCGCCAGCACCTGCTTGCGCTTTGCCGGCTCTTTGCGGGTAAACTCATCGGCGCGCCCCTGACGGAGGTAGGCGGAGTTGGCGAACATCTCGTAATCCATCCGCAACGTGCGGATGATCAACTGCTGCGTTTCACGAATGCCGCCGGGAGTGAGCGAGCGCCATTCGTTCCCATCGCGCACCTGGAAATCGAGCTGGCTCTGACCGCCGCGCTTCCCGCGAATGCGACGCCGGATGACCCGGTAATCCTGCCCATCGAGGGTGAACTCCAGTTCCACCATCATCTCAGTAGCGCCAAGCGCCACCAGGTCATCATCGCTCTTCAGGCGCGCCTCGCCCCACAGCGCCCATGTGATGGCGTCGAGCAGCGCCGATTTGCCGGCGCCATTTTCGCCTGCCAGGCACGCAATCGACATGCCATCGAACTCGAGCGGCGGCAGTCCTTCGCGGTAACACATAAAGTTTTGCAGTGCCAGTTTGCGCGGGATCATAGCCGTTTCACCCTGTTGTCGAACAGATGCGCGTACCAGTGTAGCCGAGGTCGGCGGTTGATGCAAGAGTGCATCGCGATCAGACGTTCAGTCGCTGAATCTGCCGGGCAATGGCAAGCACTTCCTGACGGTCGGGTGATCGGATGAGGTATGCATACGCGCCCATTGCTCGATGAAAGAGGTCGGGCATCGGTTGATGATGGACGATGCGATCACCGAACCGCGCCATGATCTCGGCGTGCGTGAGCGCATACGGTCGCAGGGGTTTGCGTCCGGCGTAGCACACGTGGTATGGGCGCTCCGGCGGCGCCTGCCAGGGTTGATGGAGCGCCACGTGCGCCCAGGCGTCGTAGAGGTCAATGTTGCTGGCATAGTTGAACATATCGATGCTCAGACCACCCGGCGGTCGCAGGTTGACCTCGAGCGCCACCAGTCGCCCTTCGGGAGTGCGGAAGAACTCAAAGTGAAAGAAACGTTCGCGCACGTCGAAGAGCGCCAGGATGCGCCGACCAGCCTGCTCGAGATCGGGAGGGATGTGCCGTTCGGTGAGGTAGAAAATGTCATCATCGTTGATGACGATCTCCATCACACCGTCGCTATACTGCATCGACGTGAAGAAGACCGGTTCGCCATACCGATCCGTCAGTCCGTCGAATGTCTGAATGACGCCGTGGACATACTCTTCGAGCAGATACCCCTCCGGCTTGCTCATCAGAAACGCCTCGAGTTCGGCGTCGTTGACGATTTTGAAGGTATGGTTCGCCCCAACGCCGATGTCCGGTTTGGCAACGACCGGATACCCCACCGAGGCGACGAAGGCGCGCGCACGGGCTGGCGAGTCGACCAGAATCCCGCGCGCGACATCCACCTGGGCGCGGGTAAAGAGGCGTTTCATCTCCGATTTACGCTTCATACGCGGTAGATCGGCGATCTTCGGTCCTTCGATATTGAAATCGGTGCGCAGGTGCGCCTCGGTTTCCAGCCAGTATTCGTTGAGCGAGTCGATGCGCTGGATTTTGCCGTAGCGGTGGGTAAAATAGCCGAGGGCGCGCAGCACTTCATCGTAGTTGTGCAGATCCGATACGCGGTAATACTCGGTCAGGGCTGCGCGCAGATCGGGGTGCAACAGTTCGTATGGCTCGTCGGCAATGCCGAGTACATTCGCTCCCAGGTTGCGCAGGCGGACGCAGAACAGACGCCAGTTTGGCGGAAAGTGCGGCGAGAGAAAGACAACGTTCATGGTTCACTTCAGAAATGCTGACACAGGTACTGCCCGCCTGTGAAGGCGCCGCAGTGAAGACATCGCGCTGCCAGAGCGGCGGCGCCAGAAACATCGCTACAGAGAGACACGTCTCGAAGCAGGGTGCATGATAGCAGAAGATCGGCGATGCGGGTACGGCTCCTGCAACTATGAGAGACCCAAAAGAGTGGCTGCGAGATGTTCTGACGGCTATCGCAGCCAGCGCTACAAGACCTACCACCCCAGACAGGCGCTGATCGTTTCAACGGCGCGCGTCACGCCCTGTTCGGCGCGGATCAGGCGCCCAAGCGCGGCGGCGCGCACCCGGATCGCGTCGTCTGTTGCGGCGACAAGCGCTGATGCCAGGCGGTCTGGCGTTGCGCGGCGACGTGGCAGCGGTGGCGGTCCTGCTCCCAGTGCGGCGACACGCCTCCCCCAGAAAAACTGGTCGATGCCGACCGGTATCGTTACGGTTGGGACACCGGCGCGCAAACTGGCGGCGGTCGCGCCAGCGCCGCCGTGGTGGACGGCGACGGCGACGTGCGGGAAGAGCAGATGGTGCGGCACATACGGCACAACCAGGATGTCGCGGCGACCGGTTACCAGGCGCACTGCTTCTGGTGCGCCAATCAGAATGCCACGCCGTTGTGCCAGGGTCAGCGCCGTTATCGCCAGAACAGCGTCGTCATGCGGTCGCCGCCCGCTCATGCTGCCAAAACCGATAGCAACTGGCGGATCGCCATTCGTCAGGAAGTCGGCAATTTCAGACGACAGGCGTTCGTTGGGATCGTCGAGAAACCAGTAGCCGGCAACGGTATGGTGCGGTGACCAGTCATCGGGCGTCGGCACAACGTTGGGACTGAAGCCGTAGATGAACGGTGCGCGCGACTGCCGCGCCTGCGCGAAGGGGTCGAGCGGCGCGTGGCGCGGACCGGGCGCGCGCAATTGCCATCGGCGCAGCACAGTGCGCCACGGGAGCCACGTGGTCAGTTCGACGATGGAATAACTCAGGCGCGCCAGACGATGGTGTATGGGCAACAGTGGCGACGAAAAGCGTGCAGTGGACGTGATCGGTTGCAGCGGCGCCCAGATGCACGGCAGTTCGAGTGCGGTGGCGATCAGTTGCCCCCAGCAACTTGCCAGCGACACGATCAACGCATCACTTTCGCGGCACGCTTCGGTTGCCGAATCGATCATGCGCGCATACACTGCCTGTGCCCGGCAAATGTACCGCAGCGTCGCAGCAGCGCCGCGCAGCGCCCCCCGATCGAGAGTCAGCGCCGCATCGTCGGAGCGGAGCAGATCGCTGGGATTGCCTTCGACGCACCTCCACAGCAGACCGTGCGCCTGAGCGAGTGGCGCATAGTGCGCGTGAGTCGCCACTCGAACGACATAACCGGCGTTACGCAACCCGACGCCGAGCGCAACCAGCGGTCGGACATCGCCCAGCGTCCCGCTCACCAGGAGCGTGATCGTCCGGCGCATATCGCGCCCTTATTCCTCATTCGTCGGTTCAGGCGTCCAGCCTTCGGGTTTCGCTTCGCCTTCGCCAAAGAAGAAGATTTCCGCCTGCTGCATCATCAACTCAGTTGCACGGGGATCGACCATGCTCAACCCATAGTGGTTGATAATCAACAATGCCTGATCCATCCACATATTCCATGCCTGTTGCGACACATTTTCGTAAATGCGCTTTCCCAGCTCACCGGGATAGGGAGGGCGGGGCAAACCTGGCAGTTCACGCCCGAGTTTGACGCATTTGACCATTCGTGGTGCGCTCATGATTGTCTCCAGTTGGCAAATCGTTACGACGCGTAATTCACCTTTCTCTGCGGTAGTATACTACCACATGGTATGCTCACCCACACGGTGGTGAAATCCGGGTGAAGGAGCGGTTGGAGAGAACATCATGGATATTGCTATTCCACGGTCCCACGCACCCGACGAACACCGGGTCGCGCTGACGCCGGCTGGCGTTCACTCGCTGATCGTCGCCGGGCACACTGTGTTTGTCGAAAGCGGCGCTGGCGATAGCGCAGGATTCACCGACGCATCGTACAGTGCAGTTGGAGCGCATATCGCCTACGGTCCCGAAGAGATCTATGCGCGCGGCGATCTGTTGTTGACCGTTGATGGCGTGCCTGATCATGCCCTGCCGATGGTGCGTTCCGGGCAGATCGTGTGCGGTTTCCTGCATCTATCGGTCATGCCGCGCCGGATTATCGACAGTCTGGCGGCGGCTGGCGCTTCAACGCTGAGTTACGAGGCGATCCGGCGCGACGATGGCATTGCACCGGTACTCCTGCCGATGAGCGAGATATGCGGGCGCCTGATGCCGCAACTGGCGGCGCATCTGCTGGAAACGCCGAGCGGCGGGCGCGGCACGCTGCTGGCGCCGGTCCCCGGCGTGCCGTCAGCGGAGGTGGTCATTCTGGGCGCCGGTCGGGTTGGCGGTAATGCCGCATACGGTTTCAGTTCGTGGGGTGTGCAGACGACAGTGCTCGACCAGGATATGGAACGGCTGCGCGCGGTCGAGCAGATCTGTCGCGGGCACGTCACGACGCGGCTGGCGACCGAGAGCGCGCTGGCGCATGTGTTGCCTTTTGCCGATGTGGTTGTTGGAGCCGTGAAGACGCCGTATGGTCGTGCGCCAAAACTGGTGAGCGCCGCGATGGTGGCGACGATGAAGCCACGCAGCGTCATTATCGACGTGGCGATTGATGAAGGTGGATGTATCGAGACCAGCCGCCCAACCACGCATAGCAACCCCACCTATCTGGCGTCGGGAGTTTTGCACTATGCCGTGCCGAACATTCCGAGCGCCGTGGCGCGCACCGCATCACACGCTCTGAATAATGCGTTGCTGCCCTTCGTGCTGCGCATTGCAGCGCAGGGGCTGGAACAGGCGGCAGAGCAGGAGCGTTCAATCGCGCGCGGTATCGGTCTTTACCACGGGCAGCCGTATACCACGCGCATCGAGCAGGCGCTTGAGCATTCGTAAAAATCCGTAGTTTGTCGAGCGTTGCCAGCGCTGAAAGGTTTGTTGTGTTTATTGACCGGGTACAATTTCGAGGGGGCGCCAGCAGACGGCGATCAGTGCGTGACGTGCGCAGGCATTCCTGGCGTTCTGGCAATTGCGACGTTCTATGAGATATTGTCAACGCCACGAGGCGTAACTCTCCCATCTATCATGAGCGGGAGGGTTGTTCTTTGCCGGGTATGCAACCAGAATGCGGAGATTGTGTTATGCCACGCACGCTGACGACAGGAACACGTGAAATGACCGCCGAAGAGGCAGTGGAGTTGATAGAATCGAACCATCGCGTCTACATTGGCGGGGGATGCGGCGTCCCTCTGCCGCTGCTCCAGGCGCTCGTTGCGCGCGCTTCCGAGTTGCGCAATGTCGAGATCATTCACATGCTGACAGCGGGGGAGGACCCGACGACGGCGCCGGATCTGGCGGCGTCATTTCGCCATAATGCGCTCTTCATCGGGCACAACACCCGGCGCGCTGTGAACGAAGGGCGCGCCGATTTTACGCCGATATTCCTGAGCGAGATCCCGAAGTTGTTTCGGAAAGGCATTCTGCCGCTCGATGTCGCCATGATCCAGGTATCGCCGCCTGATCGCCACGGTTTTTGCTCGCTGGGAGTGGAGGTGGGATGCACCCTGCCGGCGGCGCGAACGGCACGGATCGTGATTGCAGAAGTCAATGCCCGTATGCCGCGCACCCTTGGCGATAGTTTCATTCACGTCTCGCGTCTGACGGCGATGGTCGAGAGCGATCGCCCGCTGCTGGAACTGCCGCAGGGTGAGACGAACGGCGTTGCGCAGGCGATTGGTCGCCATATTGCGGAACTGATCCCGGATGGCGCAACGCTGCAACTTGGCATCGGCGCCATTCCAGACGCCGTGCTTTCGAACCTGCGCGGCAAACGGCACCTGGGCATTCACACCGAACTGTTCTCTGACGGAGTGATCGACCTGGTCGAATCTGGAGTCATCGATGGTGAACTGAAAACCATTCACCAGGGAAAGGTGGTCGCTGGCTTCATCCTCGGCAGTCAACGCTGTTTCGACTGGGCGCACAACAACGCAATGGTGGAAATGCACCCGACGGACTATGTGAACGATCCATTCGTCATTGCGCAGCACAAGAACATGGTTGCCGTGAATTCGGCGTTGCAGGTCGATCTGACCGGTCAGGTCTGCGCTGACAGCATCGGGACGCGCCTGTACAGCGGGGTTGGCGGGCAACTCGACTTTATTCGCGGCGCGTCACGCTCGGAAGGTGGCATCCCGATCATTGCCATTTCATCAACGGCGCGTGATGGCACGATTTCGCGCATTGTGCCGACGCTCGATCCTGGCGCTGGCGTGGTCACCACGCGCTATGATGTGCACTTTGTGGTGACCGAGTATGGTGTGGCGGACCTGTACGGGCGCACCCTGGCGCAACGCGCACGCGCGCTGATCAATGTTGCCCATCCTGCATTTCGTGATCAATTGACCGAAGCAGCGAAGAAACTGCACTATATCTGACGTCTACTCGCTTGCACGCACCAGAATGAGCGGCGTGGTCGTCGCGTGCAGCACTTTATCCGCCACGCTGCCGAGCGCCCAGCGGCGCAGCCCGCTGTACCCGTGCGTTGCCATCACAATCAGGTCAACGTCCATCTCACGCGCTTCATCAATAATAACTTCAGCAGGATAGCCGATAATGGCGCGGGTGAGAACGCGCGGCGCCTCGGCGCGCAGGGATGCCGCTTCGGCTTTCAACTCATCCAGAGCGTACTCGTGGAGGGCGTTCAGGGTTTCACTGTTCTCGACAAGTGGACGCCCCAGCACCGGCGCGCCGATATACGCCTCGATCATGGGCACAACGGCGCGAAGCAGGATAAGTTCGGCGTGCGCGGCACGTGCAATTTTGCTTGCGAGCGGCAGCGCCTGCCGCGACAGCCCGGAGCCGTCGAGCGGTGTGAGAATGCGGCGCGGCGGTTGCACAACTGGCTGCGCCTGACCGCGCACCAGGAGCACCGGCGCATCGGTGGCGTGAATAACTTTATCGGCGACACTGCCGAGCGCCCAGCGGCGCAAACCGCTGTACCCGTGGGTTGCCATCGCAATCAGTGCGCCGGGCATGTGCGCGGCTGCAACTTCGACGATCGTTTCCGCCGGTGAACCGGTACGTACTTCGCTGGTGACCTCAATCCCAGCGCTGCGCAGCGTCTGCGCCTGAGCATCGAGATATGCCTGCGCCTGCTGGTGCAGTTCCTCCATCACTGCGTCGTGATCAGCACGACGCACCGCTTCGCTCTCCGGAACGCCATACACCGCGATCAACACCTGCGCCCACGACTCGCTGCCGCCAGCGGGAGTCTCCGGAACGATGCGCAACAGATGAACGTGCGCGTCCAGAAGCGGCGCCAGCGTGCGTACATATGGCATCACCTGAGCAGCCAGTTCGGAACCATCGAGTGGTACAACTATGGTATGCATTGTCTTCCTCCTCCTTGAGGCGCACCTGTATGCAGCATAGCATATCACATACCGCTCATCGGAATGGAATATTTACCCCACGTGGCGTCCTTACAACGCGGTGATACGATGTTGTGATACCTTTACGCATTGTACTGGCATCTTTCCTGCACCTATCCGTTAAGATCGCGTATAGTGAAGATGTACGTATCAGCCCTGATCGCACTCAATGGAGAGGTGATCGCAATGTTCCGCAACATTCTTGTCGCTGTTGACGGCTCACCCTTGTCGTCGCGGGCAATCGACGTAGCAGTCGATATTGCAAGGCATTACAACGCAAAACTGTGTCTGCTCCATGCATTCCCGCACGTTTCCGATCTTCTTGGGACACCCGAATACGAACGCCTGCTCGAAACGCGCATGCTGATCGGTCAGTCGCTGATCGAGGCTGCGCGCACCCAGGTGGGCGATCAGGTGGAGGTTGATGTGCAGTTGCTGGAAGGACCGCCCGCACAGGCGATCCTGCGCGTCGCGGAGGAGGAGAACTTCGATCTTATCGTGATGGGATCACGCGGGCACAGTCCGCTCGTTGGTCTGCTCCTGGGCAGCGTGAGCAGCACCGTCGCGCAGCGGGCGCGCTGTCCGGTCTTGATTGTTCACTAGATGTTGATACCATTACAGCACATGCGGTATCATTGAGTGAGGAGGCGCGCATGTGCCGATCGATCCTTGTGCCGCTCGACGGTTCGGCGTTCAGTGAGCATGCGCTGCCACTTGCGCTCTCCGTCGCGCGGCGATCGGGCGCGCAACTCTATCTTGCCCACGTACTATCCGGGCGTGGCGGTCTGAGCAATGGGACGGATCGCGCCACAGCAGCAAGTCGAACGGTGTATCTCGAACGTCTGGCGCAGCAGATCGAGAATCAATCGGTACGCGCGCCGATTACGTCGATCCTTACTGGACCCGTCGCCGATACGCTGCTGGATTACGCCCGCTCAATCCGGTGCGACCTGATCGTTCTGACAACCCATGGTCGGGGGGCGCTGTCGCGTCTCTGGCTTGGGAGCGTTGCCGATGTCATTGTGCGACGTTCACCGGCGCCGGTGATGCTTGTGCGCCCCCATCAACCGACATCCAACGCGAAGGTCGAGCGTCCCCTGCGGCGGGTGCTGGTTCCTCTCGACGGTTCGCCGCTGGCCGAAGCGATTATTGAGCATGTCGTCCATATTGGGCGCATTATGGATTTCGAGTACACGCTGCTGCGTGTCGTCGATCCTGCGGCGCTGGGGCTTTCGCCGCGCGATGAGGAAAGCGCCGACGCAGCAATGCTTCAACCACTCAGAGATCGAGCGCAAATGTATCTAGATCGACAGGTGGAGGAATTTCGTGCGCAGGGGTTGCGGGCTGAAGCCGTGGTGACGGTTGGAGAACCGGCTTCGAGCATTCTTGCCTATGCGCGGGCGCATGGGAGTGACATGATTGCGATGGCCACCCACGGACGCGGCGGGGTTTCACTGGTGCTGCTCGGCAGCATTGCAGATAAAGTGCTGCGGGGATCGTCGTTGCCGATGTTGCTGTACAGCCCGGGGGCGAAGTTCAGGCATTGATCCCTTGAAGGGATGTGTGGATCTGGTACCGTTGCAGGAGCACAGCGGCATCATCGTCGCTCAGCGGCGTTTGCCAGCCATCGACGGCTTGCGCCGCGCCGGAGGGATGCAGATCGAGCGTGACGGCATCATCGACCCAGGGCCTGACAATGCTGAGAATGGATGGATCGGCGCGTGGTGTTGCGAGAATGCACGCAACCGGATGGTAGCGTCGCAATGCCTGAAGCGCGGCTAATTGCGCCAGCCCGCTGTTCAAACCATCATCAACCAGGATAATTGGTCGCCGGATGTCGAGCGGCAGGGGACGTCCCTGGCGATAGAGCTGGATCAGGTCAGGGAGGTTCGACTGCTCGGCTCTGATAACATCCCAGACGATGGTCGGCGTTACGCCGGGTAGACGCAGGATGGCGCCGTTCAGACACAACCCGCCCGACTCGCTGATCGCACCGGCGGCAATCGCAGGATGGGCGCGCACCCGAAACTCGCGGGTGACAATGACATCCACCCCAAGACGGAGCGATCGCGCCAGTTCCCCCCCAACCGCCACTCCTCCCGGCGGAATGGCCAGCACGATTGCATGCGCGCCACGGAACCGCTTCAGCGTCGATGCGAGTCTTCGACCTGCCATTGCGCGATCTTCGTAGCGATCATCGCATCCTATCAGCGGCGCTCCGTAGACTGGCTCGATCACGGGAGGTTTCATAACCGGCTACCGCGTTTCCATTATCGTCCGACACTCTGATCCTGTGCGACCAGATAGACGAACTGCTTGCAATCACGTCCGGGGATCGGCGTGTGGCGCTCCGGTCGATCCAGCATGCAGCCGATTCCGTTGAAGTAGCGGCAGTTGTCGCAGCGGTGCAGGTGGTAGTGACAACGCCAGCACTGATCGTCACGACCGATGGTTTCGAGCGAGCGCCCGCGCAGGACGGCGCCGCAATGATGGCATACCAGCGTTGGTCGAGCGGCGTCGTGTAACTCACTGCCGGTTGCCAGCGCGATCTGCAAGCGGAACAGATCGCTCTCGGTGATGATGCCAACCACCCGCCCCTCGTCATCGACAACGGGTAATCCGCCGATTTTGTGCTTCAACATCAACCTGGCAG
Encoded here:
- a CDS encoding AAA family ATPase, coding for MIPRKLALQNFMCYREGLPPLEFDGMSIACLAGENGAGKSALLDAITWALWGEARLKSDDDLVALGATEMMVELEFTLDGQDYRVIRRRIRGKRGGQSQLDFQVRDGNEWRSLTPGGIRETQQLIIRTLRMDYEMFANSAYLRQGRADEFTRKEPAKRKQVLADILGLSIYEELEGRAKERARSTEGQIRGLEGQIGELRRQAERYDLLVEEVHTAEERVADAMKRVEAARLALEEATASVQKLEQVRTIRDNLHTQTQRRRREREDQAQWLDRQMETQKRAESWIARRAEIEEGIRLLRAAKAECDRLAALRDEYDHLQSRRAALAQALANAEHAIRSDLRVAETQVQTLRERAARRPKLAAELQRLAAQLAEHPPIAEALSAARTRRATLTERLRRVNELLRRRTELESDIKLKHDSLVATREEQKRTLRTLAEQLKHEARWRTELAEATAERARLEQEAAHLDTLRDDERALAEKIGAIRAECETVKKQGDQINEKLRLLGPDLKVCPLCKSELGHDGIAHIQAEYERERQALRQQYAAAKREADHLEAHLKRLRNDIRTIEARVNTLPDVQGRIARLESELAKCDVCRQQQIEAQRLHDDVALRLLKNDYEPAAREELKRIDAEINALGSVDALEREIAAVERQVAALEDRSREQASVQAKIDGLQREIQQIDSEDPALHEQEQIVAALSAQLAQGDFAHTERAALADIDRQIAALGYSRERYDQAQADVQALVHWEEDLIRLQRAEEWLAENRDELARAAERLRQLDAQIAADEEEVRSLDERLCDLAPAARARAEAAARLDELNHEVMARQKDLGERQADLRRAQEATSALAEAEAHRQALLERKGLFDELTQAFGKKGIQAMLIETALPELEREANRLLSRMTDNQLHLTFETQRDTKKGEVAETLDIKIADALGTRVYDAYSGGEAFRLDFAIRIALSKLLARRAGARLETLIIDEGFGSQDARGRERLVEAIISVQHDFRRVLVITHIQELKDMFPVQIEIVKTPNGSVWNIV
- a CDS encoding ATP-grasp domain-containing protein; translation: MNVVFLSPHFPPNWRLFCVRLRNLGANVLGIADEPYELLHPDLRAALTEYYRVSDLHNYDEVLRALGYFTHRYGKIQRIDSLNEYWLETEAHLRTDFNIEGPKIADLPRMKRKSEMKRLFTRAQVDVARGILVDSPARARAFVASVGYPVVAKPDIGVGANHTFKIVNDAELEAFLMSKPEGYLLEEYVHGVIQTFDGLTDRYGEPVFFTSMQYSDGVMEIVINDDDIFYLTERHIPPDLEQAGRRILALFDVRERFFHFEFFRTPEGRLVALEVNLRPPGGLSIDMFNYASNIDLYDAWAHVALHQPWQAPPERPYHVCYAGRKPLRPYALTHAEIMARFGDRIVHHQPMPDLFHRAMGAYAYLIRSPDRQEVLAIARQIQRLNV
- a CDS encoding glycosyltransferase, which gives rise to MRRTITLLVSGTLGDVRPLVALGVGLRNAGYVVRVATHAHYAPLAQAHGLLWRCVEGNPSDLLRSDDAALTLDRGALRGAAATLRYICRAQAVYARMIDSATEACRESDALIVSLASCWGQLIATALELPCIWAPLQPITSTARFSSPLLPIHHRLARLSYSIVELTTWLPWRTVLRRWQLRAPGPRHAPLDPFAQARQSRAPFIYGFSPNVVPTPDDWSPHHTVAGYWFLDDPNERLSSEIADFLTNGDPPVAIGFGSMSGRRPHDDAVLAITALTLAQRRGILIGAPEAVRLVTGRRDILVVPYVPHHLLFPHVAVAVHHGGAGATAASLRAGVPTVTIPVGIDQFFWGRRVAALGAGPPPLPRRRATPDRLASALVAATDDAIRVRAAALGRLIRAEQGVTRAVETISACLGW
- a CDS encoding oxidative damage protection protein; the protein is MSAPRMVKCVKLGRELPGLPRPPYPGELGKRIYENVSQQAWNMWMDQALLIINHYGLSMVDPRATELMMQQAEIFFFGEGEAKPEGWTPEPTNEE
- a CDS encoding alanine dehydrogenase, whose translation is MDIAIPRSHAPDEHRVALTPAGVHSLIVAGHTVFVESGAGDSAGFTDASYSAVGAHIAYGPEEIYARGDLLLTVDGVPDHALPMVRSGQIVCGFLHLSVMPRRIIDSLAAAGASTLSYEAIRRDDGIAPVLLPMSEICGRLMPQLAAHLLETPSGGRGTLLAPVPGVPSAEVVILGAGRVGGNAAYGFSSWGVQTTVLDQDMERLRAVEQICRGHVTTRLATESALAHVLPFADVVVGAVKTPYGRAPKLVSAAMVATMKPRSVIIDVAIDEGGCIETSRPTTHSNPTYLASGVLHYAVPNIPSAVARTASHALNNALLPFVLRIAAQGLEQAAEQERSIARGIGLYHGQPYTTRIEQALEHS
- a CDS encoding acetyl-CoA hydrolase/transferase family protein; the encoded protein is MPRTLTTGTREMTAEEAVELIESNHRVYIGGGCGVPLPLLQALVARASELRNVEIIHMLTAGEDPTTAPDLAASFRHNALFIGHNTRRAVNEGRADFTPIFLSEIPKLFRKGILPLDVAMIQVSPPDRHGFCSLGVEVGCTLPAARTARIVIAEVNARMPRTLGDSFIHVSRLTAMVESDRPLLELPQGETNGVAQAIGRHIAELIPDGATLQLGIGAIPDAVLSNLRGKRHLGIHTELFSDGVIDLVESGVIDGELKTIHQGKVVAGFILGSQRCFDWAHNNAMVEMHPTDYVNDPFVIAQHKNMVAVNSALQVDLTGQVCADSIGTRLYSGVGGQLDFIRGASRSEGGIPIIAISSTARDGTISRIVPTLDPGAGVVTTRYDVHFVVTEYGVADLYGRTLAQRARALINVAHPAFRDQLTEAAKKLHYI
- a CDS encoding universal stress protein, which produces MHTIVVPLDGSELAAQVMPYVRTLAPLLDAHVHLLRIVPETPAGGSESWAQVLIAVYGVPESEAVRRADHDAVMEELHQQAQAYLDAQAQTLRSAGIEVTSEVRTGSPAETIVEVAAAHMPGALIAMATHGYSGLRRWALGSVADKVIHATDAPVLLVRGQAQPVVQPPRRILTPLDGSGLSRQALPLASKIARAAHAELILLRAVVPMIEAYIGAPVLGRPLVENSETLNALHEYALDELKAEAASLRAEAPRVLTRAIIGYPAEVIIDEAREMDVDLIVMATHGYSGLRRWALGSVADKVLHATTTPLILVRASE
- a CDS encoding universal stress protein, yielding MFRNILVAVDGSPLSSRAIDVAVDIARHYNAKLCLLHAFPHVSDLLGTPEYERLLETRMLIGQSLIEAARTQVGDQVEVDVQLLEGPPAQAILRVAEEENFDLIVMGSRGHSPLVGLLLGSVSSTVAQRARCPVLIVH
- a CDS encoding universal stress protein gives rise to the protein MCRSILVPLDGSAFSEHALPLALSVARRSGAQLYLAHVLSGRGGLSNGTDRATAASRTVYLERLAQQIENQSVRAPITSILTGPVADTLLDYARSIRCDLIVLTTHGRGALSRLWLGSVADVIVRRSPAPVMLVRPHQPTSNAKVERPLRRVLVPLDGSPLAEAIIEHVVHIGRIMDFEYTLLRVVDPAALGLSPRDEESADAAMLQPLRDRAQMYLDRQVEEFRAQGLRAEAVVTVGEPASSILAYARAHGSDMIAMATHGRGGVSLVLLGSIADKVLRGSSLPMLLYSPGAKFRH
- a CDS encoding phosphoribosyltransferase family protein; protein product: MKPPVIEPVYGAPLIGCDDRYEDRAMAGRRLASTLKRFRGAHAIVLAIPPGGVAVGGELARSLRLGVDVIVTREFRVRAHPAIAAGAISESGGLCLNGAILRLPGVTPTIVWDVIRAEQSNLPDLIQLYRQGRPLPLDIRRPIILVDDGLNSGLAQLAALQALRRYHPVACILATPRADPSILSIVRPWVDDAVTLDLHPSGAAQAVDGWQTPLSDDDAAVLLQRYQIHTSLQGINA
- a CDS encoding CBS domain-containing protein produces the protein MKDQRVADWMSTPAIVIAPTATLAEAQRLMEQRRIRRLPIVENGKLAGIITRGDLRSAQPVDTTLSYYEWRALLDRVTVAECMTRHVITITPDASTLDAARLMLKHKIGGLPVVDDEGRVVGIITESDLFRLQIALATGSELHDAARPTLVCHHCGAVLRGRSLETIGRDDQCWRCHYHLHRCDNCRYFNGIGCMLDRPERHTPIPGRDCKQFVYLVAQDQSVGR